One genomic region from Mesotoga sp. UBA6090 encodes:
- a CDS encoding 4Fe-4S binding protein — MNLSTEVAGIFLKNPLMPASGPLTGDHRKMRAIEMMGVGAMVTKTISTVAAKVPRPCIIAERDFVVNTELWSEFSPDRWLEEFLPEYKKHSSLPLIISLGYSPEDLRKLVPLFSEFADGFELSTHYVADDPALMKELISAVKEGTDKPVFLKFDPSVPDPAEMAGAVQESGGDGIVAINSLGPVYPFDRKANRSLMGSGDGFGWISGPVIKKLSLSSVRRIREGCSLPIIGVGGVASADDVIDFLSCGASAVQMLSGALIKGKELYKRIVDALPSALEKRGFESVKDAIDSAERQKESFEVRNPVIDYERCTRCELCVAVCPYFALRLDEKVEVDTAECFGCGLCESRCPVGAIGGVLT; from the coding sequence ATGAATCTTTCGACAGAAGTGGCCGGGATTTTTCTGAAGAATCCATTGATGCCTGCTTCCGGTCCGCTCACAGGAGATCACAGAAAGATGCGCGCCATCGAGATGATGGGAGTCGGGGCAATGGTGACCAAAACCATATCCACCGTTGCCGCGAAGGTCCCGAGACCCTGCATAATCGCAGAAAGGGATTTCGTAGTGAACACGGAATTATGGAGCGAGTTCTCTCCCGACAGATGGCTTGAGGAGTTCCTCCCAGAGTACAAGAAGCATTCCAGTCTTCCACTGATAATTAGTCTCGGCTACTCACCTGAAGATCTGAGAAAGCTTGTTCCATTATTCTCAGAATTTGCAGATGGTTTTGAGTTGTCGACTCATTACGTTGCAGATGATCCGGCTCTAATGAAGGAATTGATCTCGGCCGTCAAAGAAGGAACTGACAAGCCGGTCTTTCTCAAGTTCGACCCTTCGGTGCCAGATCCCGCCGAGATGGCCGGAGCGGTCCAGGAGTCCGGTGGCGACGGGATCGTTGCCATAAACTCACTTGGTCCGGTTTATCCCTTCGATCGAAAAGCCAATCGTTCTTTGATGGGAAGCGGGGATGGCTTCGGCTGGATAAGCGGTCCAGTGATCAAGAAGCTTTCCCTCTCATCCGTAAGGAGAATTCGCGAGGGCTGTTCTCTGCCGATAATAGGGGTCGGTGGCGTTGCAAGCGCAGATGATGTCATTGACTTTCTCTCTTGCGGCGCATCGGCAGTGCAGATGCTTTCTGGAGCTCTGATAAAAGGCAAAGAGCTCTACAAAAGGATAGTAGACGCTCTTCCGTCGGCTCTCGAAAAGAGAGGATTCGAGAGTGTGAAAGATGCGATCGACTCTGCAGAAAGACAGAAAGAGTCCTTTGAAGTGAGAAATCCGGTAATCGATTATGAGAGATGTACGAGATGCGAGCTGTGTGTTGCGGTTTGCCCTTACTTTGCACTGAGGCTGGATGAAAAGGTGGAAGTGGATACGGCTGAGTGCTTCGGTTGCGGGCTGTGCGAATCACGTTGCCCCGTTGGCGCGATCGGCGGTGTCCTGACTTGA
- a CDS encoding amidohydrolase family protein: MQINGVSIFTNDGEFIERGYVRVENGEIVKVSPGDCKYDGENLYFEGRLLMPSLVNAHTHIYSTFSRGLKVSPFNPSSFTKLLEDLWWRLDKALTHEDLELSAYVAAIESLKGGVTSLFDHNSSPNAIEGSLEKISSAVNAVGLRYCGAYEVSDRDGIERRDGGIRENLDFSRVNTAYKKGIFGFHASFTLSKETLSLASKEIAGRLPIHVHVAEGPEDQEHTFSLYDQRILERFHRAGLMIQNSLYAHCIHTTASERALIKDTKGYIVVNCQSNINNGVGFPEWKKFNDEGTNLLMGNDGYGFNLCHDARFMILCPHYVYRDPAASYSGDLTRSLFGSNYDLATSAFGVNLGTIREGSSADFIILNYRSPTEITAENFMDHFFFGICDNISVSDAFVGGERILAEGRPVRIDEEDIYKEARRLYKAFEKRF, translated from the coding sequence ATGCAGATAAACGGTGTTTCGATCTTCACAAATGACGGAGAGTTCATCGAAAGAGGGTACGTGAGAGTTGAAAATGGAGAGATTGTGAAAGTCTCTCCCGGCGATTGTAAGTATGACGGCGAGAATCTGTATTTCGAGGGCAGACTGCTGATGCCGTCGCTGGTAAATGCGCATACTCACATTTACTCGACTTTCTCAAGGGGATTGAAAGTGTCACCCTTCAATCCCTCGTCGTTCACCAAACTACTGGAGGACTTGTGGTGGCGACTGGATAAAGCGTTGACTCATGAAGATCTGGAACTCTCTGCATATGTCGCCGCTATCGAATCTCTGAAAGGAGGAGTGACGTCGCTCTTTGACCACAATTCCTCCCCGAATGCTATTGAGGGCTCTCTTGAGAAGATCTCCTCTGCAGTAAATGCTGTCGGCCTCAGATATTGCGGAGCTTATGAAGTCTCCGATCGAGACGGAATCGAACGACGAGACGGGGGAATACGCGAAAATCTCGATTTTAGCAGAGTGAACACTGCCTATAAGAAAGGGATCTTCGGCTTTCACGCTTCTTTCACTCTTTCGAAGGAAACTCTCTCTTTGGCCTCGAAGGAGATAGCCGGAAGGCTTCCAATACACGTTCATGTGGCCGAGGGCCCCGAGGATCAGGAACACACATTTAGCCTTTACGACCAGAGAATACTGGAGCGGTTTCACAGAGCCGGGCTCATGATTCAGAACTCGCTGTATGCGCATTGCATTCACACGACGGCATCTGAAAGGGCTCTCATAAAAGACACGAAAGGCTATATAGTGGTCAACTGCCAGTCGAATATCAACAACGGTGTGGGCTTCCCCGAATGGAAGAAGTTCAACGATGAAGGCACGAACTTGCTGATGGGAAACGATGGTTACGGCTTCAACCTCTGTCACGATGCAAGATTCATGATTCTCTGCCCCCACTATGTTTATCGTGATCCGGCAGCGAGCTATTCGGGCGATCTCACCCGTTCGCTTTTTGGCTCTAATTACGATCTAGCAACGAGTGCATTCGGTGTGAATCTCGGGACAATCCGGGAAGGAAGCTCTGCAGACTTCATAATTCTGAACTACCGCAGCCCAACGGAGATCACTGCAGAAAACTTTATGGATCACTTCTTCTTTGGAATCTGCGACAACATTTCGGTAAGCGACGCATTCGTGGGTGGAGAGAGAATACTCGCGGAAGGAAGACCTGTAAGAATAGATGAAGAGGACATATACAAAGAGGCGCGAAGACTATACAAAGCTTTTGAGAAGAGGTTCTGA